A region from the Arthrobacter gengyunqii genome encodes:
- a CDS encoding aconitate hydratase — translation MTNVDSFGSKGVLNVGGNEYEIFRLNSVEGAKSLPFSLKVLLENLLRTEDGANITADHVRALAQWDANAEPSTEIQFTPARVIMQDFTGVPCIVDLATMREAVAELGGDPKRVNPLAPAEMVIDHSVQIDAFGNSGALERNMEIEYQRNGERYQFLRWGQTAFDDFKVVPPGMGIVHQVNIEYLARTVMTREVDGVLRAYPDTCVGTDSHTTMVNGLGVLGWGVGGIEAEAAMLGQPVSMLIPRVVGFKLTGEIPAGATATDVVLTITEMLRKHGVVGKFVEFYGEGVGAVPLANRATIGNMSPEFGSTAAMFPIDDVTLDYLRLTGRSEESVALVEAYAKEQGLWHDPSVEIQYSEYLELDLSTVVSSIAGPKRPQDRVELTNAKDQFRKDLKNYVHETVEAESGTVDETLEETFPASDAPSFNANATQVEDHEHDLVKKADAPAERSTNSVPVTMADGRSFELDHGAVSIASITSCTNTSNPSVMMAAAVLARNAVEKGLTTQPWVKTSIAPGSKVVTDYYEKSGLIPYLEKLGFFVVGYGCATCIGNSGPLEDEISTAIQEADLAVTAVLSGNRNFEGRINPDVKMNYLASPPLVVAYALAGTMDFDFENDPLGQDEAGNDIFLKDIWPNPVEVQEIIDASINKEMFSNSYDTIFEGDDRWKSLPTPEGATFEWDTESTYVRKPPYFEGMKAQPEPVTDIEGARVLLKLGDSVTTDHISPAGSFKSDTPAGRYLLEHGVERKDFNSYGSRRGNHEVMIRGTFANIRIKNQLLDGVEGGFTRDFSQADAPQAAVYDASVNYQAAGIPLVVLAGKEYGSGSSRDWAAKGTALLGVKAVIAESYERIHRSNLIGMGVLPLQYPAGVNAESLGLTGTETFAVSGVTELNNGNTPKTVMVTATPENGEAITFEAVLRIDTPGEADYYRNGGILQYVLRQITAK, via the coding sequence ATGACTAATGTGGACAGCTTCGGATCCAAAGGCGTACTAAACGTCGGTGGAAACGAATATGAAATTTTCCGGTTGAATTCCGTCGAAGGTGCAAAGAGCCTTCCGTTCAGCCTCAAGGTCCTGCTGGAAAACCTGCTGCGCACCGAAGATGGTGCCAACATCACCGCAGATCACGTGCGTGCACTCGCACAGTGGGATGCCAATGCAGAGCCCAGCACTGAAATCCAGTTCACCCCGGCCCGGGTGATCATGCAGGACTTCACCGGCGTTCCCTGCATTGTGGACCTGGCGACCATGCGTGAAGCAGTTGCCGAACTGGGCGGAGACCCCAAGCGGGTCAACCCCCTGGCGCCGGCGGAAATGGTCATTGACCACTCCGTGCAGATCGACGCCTTCGGTAACTCCGGCGCCCTCGAGCGCAACATGGAGATCGAGTACCAGCGCAACGGCGAGCGGTACCAGTTCCTTCGCTGGGGCCAGACCGCCTTCGACGACTTCAAGGTTGTTCCCCCGGGCATGGGCATCGTCCACCAGGTCAACATTGAGTACCTGGCCCGCACCGTCATGACCCGCGAAGTTGACGGCGTCCTGCGTGCGTACCCGGACACCTGCGTCGGCACCGACTCCCACACCACCATGGTCAACGGCCTGGGCGTGCTCGGCTGGGGCGTTGGCGGCATCGAGGCCGAGGCAGCCATGCTTGGCCAGCCCGTCTCCATGCTGATCCCGCGCGTCGTCGGTTTCAAGCTCACCGGTGAAATCCCCGCCGGCGCCACCGCGACCGACGTTGTACTGACGATCACCGAAATGCTGCGCAAGCACGGTGTGGTCGGCAAGTTCGTGGAATTCTACGGAGAAGGCGTCGGCGCTGTGCCGCTGGCCAACCGCGCCACCATCGGCAACATGAGCCCGGAGTTCGGCTCCACGGCCGCCATGTTCCCGATCGATGATGTCACCCTGGACTACCTGCGCCTGACCGGCCGCTCCGAAGAGAGCGTTGCCCTCGTTGAGGCCTACGCCAAGGAGCAGGGCCTGTGGCACGACCCGTCCGTCGAGATCCAGTACTCCGAGTACCTCGAGCTGGACCTGTCCACGGTTGTTTCCTCCATCGCCGGACCGAAGCGCCCGCAGGACCGCGTGGAACTGACCAACGCCAAGGACCAGTTCCGCAAGGACCTGAAGAACTACGTCCACGAGACCGTTGAAGCCGAGAGCGGCACAGTGGACGAGACCCTGGAAGAGACTTTCCCGGCCTCCGATGCTCCGTCGTTCAACGCCAATGCCACGCAGGTTGAAGACCATGAACACGACCTGGTGAAGAAGGCTGACGCTCCGGCTGAACGCTCCACCAACTCGGTTCCGGTCACCATGGCCGACGGCCGCAGCTTCGAGCTGGACCACGGTGCCGTGTCGATCGCCTCGATCACCTCCTGCACCAACACGTCCAACCCGTCGGTGATGATGGCGGCAGCAGTGCTGGCCCGCAACGCCGTCGAAAAGGGCCTCACCACCCAGCCGTGGGTCAAGACCTCGATCGCACCGGGCTCCAAGGTAGTCACCGACTACTACGAGAAGTCCGGCCTGATCCCGTACCTGGAGAAGCTCGGCTTCTTCGTGGTCGGCTACGGCTGCGCCACCTGCATCGGTAACTCCGGCCCGCTGGAAGACGAGATCTCCACGGCCATCCAGGAAGCCGATCTGGCAGTGACCGCAGTGCTTTCCGGTAACCGCAACTTCGAAGGGCGCATCAACCCGGACGTCAAGATGAACTACCTGGCCTCCCCGCCGCTGGTAGTCGCCTACGCCCTGGCCGGCACCATGGACTTCGACTTCGAGAATGACCCGCTGGGCCAGGACGAAGCCGGCAACGATATCTTCCTGAAGGACATCTGGCCGAACCCGGTTGAGGTCCAGGAAATCATCGACGCCTCCATCAACAAGGAGATGTTCAGCAACAGCTACGACACCATCTTCGAAGGCGACGACCGCTGGAAGTCGCTGCCCACCCCCGAAGGCGCAACCTTCGAATGGGATACGGAGTCCACGTACGTCCGGAAGCCCCCGTACTTCGAGGGTATGAAGGCCCAGCCGGAGCCCGTCACCGACATCGAGGGCGCCCGCGTCCTGCTGAAGCTCGGCGATTCGGTCACCACCGACCACATCTCCCCGGCCGGTTCCTTCAAGTCCGACACCCCGGCAGGCCGCTACCTGCTGGAGCACGGCGTCGAGCGCAAGGACTTCAACTCCTACGGCTCCCGCCGAGGCAACCACGAAGTGATGATCCGCGGCACCTTCGCGAACATCCGCATCAAGAACCAGCTGCTCGACGGCGTTGAAGGCGGTTTCACCCGCGACTTCAGCCAGGCAGACGCACCGCAGGCAGCCGTCTACGACGCGTCCGTCAACTACCAGGCCGCCGGCATTCCGCTGGTTGTCCTGGCGGGCAAGGAATACGGTTCCGGTTCCTCGCGTGACTGGGCAGCCAAGGGCACCGCTCTGCTGGGCGTCAAGGCCGTCATCGCCGAGAGCTACGAGCGCATCCACCGCTCCAACCTCATTGGCATGGGCGTCCTTCCGCTGCAGTACCCGGCCGGCGTCAACGCCGAGTCCCTGGGCCTGACCGGAACGGAGACCTTCGCGGTTTCCGGCGTTACCGAGCTCAACAACGGCAACACACCCAAGACCGTTATGGTCACGGCAACGCCGGAGAACGGTGAAGCCATCACCTTCGAAGCGGTCCTGCGCATCGACACCCCGGGTGAAGCTGACTACTACCGCAACGGCGGCATCCTGCAGTACGTCCTGCGCCAGATCACCGCTAAGTAG
- the dxs gene encoding 1-deoxy-D-xylulose-5-phosphate synthase, with protein MGLLETIRDPRDLSKLTTEQLERLSAEIRSFLISNVAQTGGHLGPNLGVVELTVGIHRVFDSPRDSIVFDTGHQSYVHKILTGRQDFSTLRQQGGMSGYPSRAESVHDIVESSHASSSLSWADGISRARQLTGEGDRYTVVMVGDGALTGGMAWEALNNIAADQRRRVVIVVNDNGRSYAPTIGGVADYLASLRPTLDAVRTHRVYENTLGWWKQRLQQGGPVGKFTYHSLHAAKRGIKDWWAPQGLFEDLGMKYIGPIDGHDMAAVERALIKARNYNGPVLVHAMTEKGRGYAPARANVADQFHAVGIIDPETGKAVEPGSKQSWTSVFATEIADIADEREDIVGITGAMLIPVGLHRFAEKHPERVFDVGIAEQHALTSAAGMAFGGLHPVVALYATFLNRAFDQLLMDVALHKAGVTIVLDRAGVTGPDGASHHGMWDMSMLQIVPGLHLSAPRDATRLKEELREAVAISNAPSVVRFSKGTVGPDVDALERTSDGVDVLARRPTGESSNDVLIVSVGAMAEMALQVATRLGDQGISSTVVDPRWVLPVPRSIIRMAAEHRIVIVIEDGVRAGGVGSRIRQEMRAAGVDTALNEVGLPVEFLDHGTRAEVLERVGLTARQVANDVVAQVLGTKVPFARPLPGQEMPTGQIPKIQ; from the coding sequence TTGGGACTTCTGGAAACCATCCGTGATCCGCGGGACCTCAGCAAGCTCACCACTGAGCAGCTGGAGCGTTTGTCCGCGGAGATCCGGTCCTTCCTCATCAGCAATGTCGCTCAAACGGGCGGTCATCTGGGCCCCAACCTGGGCGTCGTTGAGCTGACCGTGGGGATCCATCGGGTCTTTGACTCGCCGCGGGACAGCATTGTCTTCGATACCGGACACCAGTCCTACGTCCATAAGATCCTGACCGGGCGCCAAGATTTCTCCACCCTGCGCCAGCAGGGCGGGATGTCCGGCTATCCTTCACGGGCCGAGTCCGTGCATGACATCGTCGAGTCCTCCCACGCTTCCTCATCCCTGTCCTGGGCAGACGGCATCTCCCGTGCCCGGCAGCTCACCGGCGAAGGGGACCGCTACACCGTGGTGATGGTGGGCGACGGCGCCCTGACCGGCGGCATGGCCTGGGAAGCACTGAACAACATTGCGGCGGATCAGCGGCGCCGGGTCGTGATTGTGGTCAATGACAACGGACGCTCCTACGCTCCGACCATCGGCGGCGTTGCCGATTACCTCGCGTCCCTGCGGCCCACCCTCGACGCTGTGCGCACCCACCGGGTGTACGAGAACACGCTCGGCTGGTGGAAGCAGCGCCTCCAGCAGGGCGGGCCGGTTGGAAAATTCACCTACCACAGCCTGCATGCCGCCAAGCGCGGCATCAAGGACTGGTGGGCACCCCAGGGCCTGTTTGAGGACCTTGGCATGAAGTACATCGGGCCCATCGACGGGCACGACATGGCTGCCGTGGAGCGCGCACTCATCAAGGCGCGGAACTACAACGGCCCCGTGCTGGTTCACGCCATGACCGAGAAGGGCCGCGGCTATGCGCCCGCCCGCGCCAATGTGGCCGACCAGTTCCACGCCGTGGGCATCATCGACCCGGAAACCGGCAAAGCGGTTGAGCCGGGCAGCAAGCAGTCCTGGACTTCAGTCTTTGCGACGGAGATCGCTGACATTGCCGACGAGCGCGAAGACATCGTGGGCATCACCGGTGCCATGCTGATTCCCGTTGGCCTGCACCGTTTCGCTGAAAAGCATCCCGAGCGGGTGTTCGACGTCGGCATCGCCGAGCAGCACGCACTCACCTCCGCGGCGGGCATGGCCTTCGGCGGGCTGCACCCCGTCGTCGCCCTGTACGCCACCTTCCTGAACCGGGCCTTCGACCAGCTGCTGATGGACGTGGCCCTGCACAAGGCCGGCGTGACCATTGTGCTGGACCGCGCCGGAGTCACCGGACCCGACGGCGCCAGCCATCACGGCATGTGGGACATGTCCATGCTGCAGATTGTGCCCGGCCTGCATCTTTCTGCTCCGCGCGATGCCACCCGCCTGAAAGAGGAGCTGCGCGAGGCGGTTGCCATCAGCAACGCACCCAGCGTCGTCCGGTTCTCCAAGGGAACAGTTGGACCTGACGTGGACGCACTGGAACGCACCTCCGACGGCGTGGACGTCCTGGCCCGCCGCCCAACCGGGGAAAGCTCCAACGACGTCCTGATCGTCAGCGTCGGAGCCATGGCCGAAATGGCATTGCAGGTGGCCACCCGGCTCGGCGACCAGGGCATCAGCTCCACGGTGGTCGATCCCCGCTGGGTACTGCCCGTGCCGCGGTCGATCATCCGCATGGCCGCCGAACACCGGATCGTGATCGTGATCGAGGACGGCGTGCGCGCCGGCGGCGTGGGATCGCGGATTCGTCAGGAAATGCGGGCGGCCGGTGTCGACACCGCACTCAACGAGGTTGGCCTTCCGGTGGAGTTCCTGGACCACGGCACCCGTGCCGAGGTCCTTGAGCGTGTCGGCCTGACGGCCCGGCAGGTGGCCAACGACGTCGTCGCACAGGTTCTGGGAACCAAGGTTCCGTTTGCGCGCCCCCTTCCCGGACAGGAAATGCCCACCGGCCAGATCCCGAAAATCCAGTAG
- a CDS encoding SDR family oxidoreductase — protein MAQKQPDIAVTGATGALGGAVARLLAEAGVPQRLLARHTARLPELPGTPSYAITYSDRGHSARALEGVQTLFMVSAAESRYRRQDQRTFVDAAVDAGVRHIVYTSFMGAAPDAVFTLARDHADTEEYIRASGVEYTFLRNCLYQDVLPSFVGRDAVLRGPAGTGRLAAVARADIARAAARVLSEPDEHRGAVYTLTGPQALSLDEIAGVLTRVTGSKVSYYNETLDEALESRSLSGAPQWQIEAWVSTYTAIAAGQLAEVSPDIEQLTGTPPLALEDYLLQR, from the coding sequence ATGGCACAGAAACAACCGGACATAGCTGTCACCGGTGCCACCGGTGCTCTGGGCGGCGCGGTCGCGCGGCTGCTGGCAGAGGCCGGCGTTCCCCAGCGGCTGCTGGCCCGCCACACTGCCCGACTGCCGGAGCTGCCCGGAACGCCGTCGTACGCGATTACCTACTCGGACCGTGGGCACTCCGCCCGCGCCCTGGAAGGGGTGCAGACGCTCTTCATGGTGTCGGCGGCGGAGAGCCGGTACCGGCGCCAGGACCAGCGCACCTTCGTGGATGCCGCCGTCGACGCCGGGGTGCGCCATATCGTTTACACCTCCTTCATGGGGGCTGCACCGGATGCAGTGTTCACGCTCGCCCGTGACCACGCGGACACGGAGGAATACATCAGGGCCAGCGGCGTGGAGTACACCTTCCTACGGAACTGCCTCTATCAGGACGTGCTGCCGTCGTTCGTTGGCCGCGACGCTGTGCTGAGGGGCCCGGCGGGCACCGGCCGGCTGGCAGCAGTGGCGCGGGCTGACATAGCCCGGGCGGCGGCCAGAGTCCTCAGCGAACCGGACGAACACAGGGGAGCGGTCTACACGCTCACCGGTCCGCAGGCCTTGAGTCTTGACGAGATTGCCGGGGTTCTCACGCGGGTGACCGGGTCCAAGGTGAGCTATTACAACGAAACCCTGGACGAAGCACTGGAATCCCGGAGTCTCAGCGGCGCCCCGCAGTGGCAGATCGAGGCATGGGTCAGTACGTACACGGCCATTGCGGCAGGTCAGCTGGCTGAGGTCAGCCCCGACATTGAGCAGCTGACGGGAACCCCTCCGTTGGCGCTGGAAGACTACCTGCTGCAGCGTTGA
- a CDS encoding primase-like DNA-binding domain-containing protein encodes MAEHNLDHVSRFLDECTLAGLDESETVPAADLYGMYIIWCENDGREPAAAQHFHAAVRDSGLLESTRRSERVYEGVFPTGPIPIQYIMETDKTPARNTNPFPFAG; translated from the coding sequence ATGGCTGAGCACAATCTCGATCATGTTTCCCGGTTCCTCGACGAATGCACTCTGGCCGGGCTCGATGAGAGCGAAACCGTTCCCGCAGCCGATCTATACGGCATGTACATCATTTGGTGCGAAAACGACGGCCGGGAACCCGCGGCCGCGCAGCATTTCCATGCCGCAGTCCGGGACTCGGGACTGCTTGAATCGACGCGGCGCTCGGAGCGGGTTTACGAGGGGGTGTTTCCCACCGGGCCGATTCCGATTCAGTACATTATGGAGACGGACAAGACTCCCGCACGCAACACCAATCCGTTTCCCTTTGCCGGCTGA
- a CDS encoding aldo/keto reductase, whose amino-acid sequence MTSYNRLGTSGLTVSTVGLGCNNLGRPGTRTEEQAGTDAVVNAAIDAGITLFDVADSYGAVPGLSEEMLGKALGGRRDDIVLATKFGMDMKGANGRDFDARGSRRYIVKAAEASLRRLGTDWIDLYQFHTPDPLTPIEETLAALDDLVTSGKVRYIGHSNRAGWEIAEAEFTARMGGFTPFISAQNHYNLLDRRAELEVVPAAEAYGLGILPYFPLANGLLTGKYSSGKAPEGSRLTHSRQNLLEKADLDQLAEFGTFAKDRGLTEVQVAFSWLAAQPAVSSVIAGATSVEQVQQNAEAASWEPSEKDLEELDRIFPRTPKVALF is encoded by the coding sequence ATGACTTCTTACAACAGACTCGGCACATCCGGCCTGACCGTTTCCACCGTGGGACTGGGCTGCAACAATCTTGGACGCCCCGGCACCCGCACCGAAGAACAGGCGGGGACCGACGCCGTCGTCAACGCGGCAATCGACGCCGGCATTACGCTTTTCGACGTCGCTGACAGCTACGGTGCGGTCCCCGGCCTGAGCGAGGAAATGCTGGGCAAGGCCCTGGGTGGCCGCCGCGACGACATTGTCCTGGCGACGAAGTTCGGCATGGATATGAAGGGCGCCAACGGCCGGGACTTTGATGCCCGCGGTTCGCGCCGGTACATCGTTAAGGCTGCGGAAGCTTCGCTGCGCCGCCTGGGCACGGACTGGATTGACCTTTACCAGTTTCACACCCCGGACCCGCTCACGCCGATCGAGGAGACCCTCGCGGCTTTGGATGACCTGGTCACCAGCGGCAAGGTGCGCTACATCGGCCACTCCAACCGTGCCGGCTGGGAGATTGCTGAAGCGGAATTCACGGCACGGATGGGCGGCTTCACACCCTTCATTTCGGCGCAGAACCACTACAACCTGTTGGACCGGCGCGCAGAGCTTGAGGTTGTTCCGGCTGCGGAAGCCTACGGTTTGGGCATTCTGCCGTACTTCCCGCTCGCCAACGGACTGCTGACGGGCAAGTACAGTTCCGGTAAGGCTCCCGAGGGCAGCCGGCTGACCCACTCCCGGCAGAACCTGCTGGAAAAGGCGGATCTGGACCAGCTCGCAGAATTCGGTACCTTCGCCAAGGACCGCGGACTGACCGAAGTTCAGGTGGCCTTCTCCTGGCTGGCTGCGCAGCCGGCAGTTTCTTCAGTCATCGCCGGTGCCACCTCGGTGGAGCAGGTCCAGCAAAACGCTGAAGCCGCCTCCTGGGAGCCGTCGGAGAAGGACCTGGAGGAGCTGGACCGGATCTTCCCGCGGACGCCGAAGGTTGCCTTGTTCTAG
- a CDS encoding DUF3267 domain-containing protein produces MTGQAKARGISALPTGYLLHQTIDIKNERKFQLATQSFFLLIVLAAGTAALVFALPLTSGWSLWGTIAVTAISVLVYMAVHEATHGVAIHVLTGIRPFYGMAFPFLTTGSRAYLSHRSFVIAALAPCIVWGAVLLAAWFLLPADFRLTAYVVLTLNFAGSAGDFVLIGAVRGQPAGALVQDDGAKIRIFVPREPGHTVDPGHSTPGQQGP; encoded by the coding sequence ATGACAGGTCAGGCCAAGGCACGCGGGATTTCAGCGCTCCCGACTGGTTATCTCCTCCACCAGACCATCGATATCAAAAACGAGCGGAAGTTCCAGCTCGCCACCCAGTCATTCTTCCTTCTCATTGTCCTTGCTGCCGGCACCGCAGCTCTGGTGTTCGCTCTGCCTCTCACCTCTGGCTGGAGTCTTTGGGGCACCATCGCAGTGACCGCGATTTCCGTCCTCGTTTATATGGCAGTTCACGAAGCGACCCACGGCGTTGCAATACATGTTCTGACCGGTATTCGGCCCTTTTACGGGATGGCTTTCCCCTTCCTCACCACAGGAAGCCGGGCGTACCTCAGCCACCGAAGTTTCGTGATCGCAGCCTTGGCGCCGTGCATCGTGTGGGGAGCTGTCCTGCTCGCAGCATGGTTTCTGCTTCCCGCTGATTTCCGGCTAACCGCGTATGTCGTGCTCACCCTGAATTTCGCGGGTTCGGCTGGGGACTTTGTACTCATAGGTGCGGTACGTGGGCAGCCCGCTGGTGCGCTGGTACAGGACGACGGCGCCAAAATACGGATCTTCGTTCCCCGAGAACCCGGGCATACCGTAGATCCGGGTCATTCGACTCCGGGCCAGCAAGGGCCGTGA
- a CDS encoding dihydrofolate reductase family protein: MGTISLDLFMSIDGVYQGPGSADEDPSDGFTLGGWQAAYSDAESGRAIMAGINRMDALLLGRRTYDIFAGYWPQRGTWNPIAKKFNSMAKYVVSRTMDDAGWQGTAVLPEVEQAAGLKDKYEDIHVVGSGALAGSLLDSGILDRLNLFIYPLTLGTGKRIFSAGRSVPAAFTLAGTPEAFPSGVLRLIYDRSGTPVTGITAGE, encoded by the coding sequence GTGGGAACAATCTCCCTGGACCTGTTCATGAGCATCGACGGCGTGTATCAGGGCCCTGGCAGCGCTGACGAGGACCCGTCTGATGGCTTCACCCTGGGAGGCTGGCAGGCAGCCTATTCGGACGCCGAGTCGGGCCGTGCGATTATGGCCGGCATAAACCGGATGGACGCGCTGCTGCTTGGGAGAAGAACCTACGACATCTTCGCCGGCTACTGGCCGCAGCGCGGAACTTGGAACCCCATTGCCAAGAAGTTCAACTCCATGGCCAAGTACGTCGTGTCCCGGACAATGGACGACGCCGGCTGGCAGGGGACGGCGGTCCTCCCGGAAGTTGAACAGGCAGCCGGCCTCAAGGATAAGTATGAGGACATCCACGTAGTGGGCAGCGGTGCCCTCGCCGGGTCGCTGCTGGACTCCGGCATCCTCGATCGACTCAACCTCTTCATTTATCCCTTGACGTTGGGTACCGGCAAACGGATCTTCTCGGCAGGAAGGAGTGTGCCGGCGGCATTCACGTTGGCCGGGACACCGGAGGCCTTTCCTTCCGGGGTGCTCCGCCTGATCTACGATCGCTCAGGTACCCCAGTCACGGGGATTACTGCGGGGGAGTAG
- a CDS encoding flavodoxin family protein, with protein sequence MRVLLVYESLWGNTEQVARAVAEALRTAGADVTVTDTDEAPESAAGYDLVVVGGPTHAFSMTRPGTRDEAVKSHAAPHQPSRGIREWLSELERPVGGTPAAAFDTRVDKPRLPGSAAKAARHEMRSLGFSTSEKAISFRVHGYEGPLLDGELERAAQWAAAVAQQAPNHGA encoded by the coding sequence GTGCGGGTACTTCTGGTCTATGAGTCGCTTTGGGGGAACACGGAGCAGGTGGCCCGCGCAGTCGCGGAAGCGCTGAGGACCGCCGGTGCGGACGTCACCGTGACGGACACCGATGAGGCGCCTGAATCGGCCGCCGGATACGACCTCGTGGTGGTCGGAGGGCCGACCCACGCCTTCTCCATGACCCGGCCGGGGACCAGGGATGAAGCGGTCAAGTCCCATGCGGCTCCGCACCAACCGTCCCGCGGCATCCGGGAGTGGCTCAGCGAGCTGGAGCGGCCCGTGGGTGGGACCCCTGCCGCGGCCTTCGACACCCGGGTCGACAAGCCGCGGCTTCCCGGTTCCGCGGCCAAAGCAGCGAGACATGAGATGCGTTCCCTGGGATTCAGCACATCGGAAAAGGCAATATCGTTCCGGGTCCACGGCTACGAAGGTCCACTGCTGGACGGTGAACTGGAGCGTGCTGCGCAATGGGCTGCAGCAGTGGCTCAGCAGGCACCCAACCATGGCGCATGA
- a CDS encoding DUF4287 domain-containing protein has protein sequence MSFQAYLDAIEDKTGLTPRQVLDVAKQKGLDHSDIKAGQILEWLKTDYGLGRGHGMALVHVIKKGPEIEAKYVGTDGPHRDETELLWLDGKATKPA, from the coding sequence ATGTCATTCCAGGCGTACCTCGACGCCATTGAGGACAAGACGGGGCTTACTCCCCGTCAGGTGCTCGATGTGGCGAAACAAAAGGGACTCGACCACAGCGACATCAAGGCTGGGCAGATCCTGGAGTGGCTCAAAACAGACTACGGGTTGGGCCGCGGTCACGGCATGGCGCTGGTCCACGTCATCAAGAAGGGTCCGGAGATCGAAGCGAAGTATGTTGGGACCGATGGCCCCCACCGAGATGAGACCGAGCTCCTCTGGCTTGACGGCAAAGCGACCAAGCCCGCATAG
- a CDS encoding IS481 family transposase has translation MSHSNARLTVYGRLLIVHRHQSGWKQAHIAAAMGVSRKCVKTWIDRYDAEGEAGLATRSSRPHTMPTRTSTDTEQKVLSARAEHRAGPDVLGPMLGVPARTVSRILRRHGTAFLRDCDPITGEVIRSSKATAVRYERETPGELVHMDVKKLGKIPDGGGWKAHGRQMGSTNARKQIKVGYDYVHSVIDDHSRLAYSEILPDEKGNTCAGFLERAITYFASHGITRIERLMTDNAWAYRYSLRDLCAAYGITQKFIKPHCPWQNGKVERLNRTLATEWAYRRIFTSNDERAAALAPWLEHYNNERRHSALGGKPPISRLLPT, from the coding sequence GTGTCCCACAGTAATGCCCGTTTGACCGTTTATGGCCGGCTGCTGATCGTCCATCGCCACCAGTCTGGCTGGAAACAGGCCCATATCGCGGCCGCTATGGGTGTCTCACGCAAGTGCGTGAAGACCTGGATCGACCGCTACGACGCTGAAGGCGAAGCAGGGCTGGCCACACGATCCTCCCGGCCGCACACGATGCCAACGCGCACCAGCACCGACACTGAGCAGAAGGTCCTCTCCGCGCGCGCTGAGCATCGCGCCGGGCCCGACGTGCTCGGACCGATGCTGGGCGTCCCGGCGCGAACGGTATCCCGGATCCTTCGCCGCCATGGCACGGCCTTCCTGCGTGACTGCGACCCGATCACCGGAGAGGTGATCCGCTCATCGAAGGCCACTGCCGTGCGGTACGAGCGCGAAACGCCCGGCGAGCTGGTGCACATGGACGTCAAAAAGCTCGGCAAGATCCCCGACGGCGGCGGCTGGAAGGCCCACGGGCGGCAAATGGGCTCCACGAACGCGCGCAAGCAGATCAAAGTCGGCTACGACTACGTCCACTCCGTGATCGATGATCACTCCCGGCTGGCCTACAGCGAGATCCTGCCCGACGAGAAAGGAAACACCTGCGCGGGGTTCCTGGAACGGGCCATCACCTACTTCGCTTCACACGGCATCACACGGATCGAGCGCTTGATGACCGACAACGCCTGGGCCTACCGCTACTCGCTGCGTGATCTCTGCGCCGCCTACGGCATCACGCAGAAGTTCATCAAACCGCACTGCCCCTGGCAGAACGGCAAGGTGGAGCGCCTGAACCGCACCCTGGCCACCGAATGGGCCTACCGACGGATCTTCACCAGCAACGACGAGCGGGCAGCGGCACTTGCGCCATGGCTCGAGCACTACAACAATGAACGACGCCACAGCGCACTCGGAGGCAAACCACCCATCAGCCGCCTGCTACCAACCTAA